A window from Carbonactinospora thermoautotrophica encodes these proteins:
- a CDS encoding HNH endonuclease: MPHALVLNATYEPLGVVPQRRALILVLNQKAVTVEESENVLHSATRAIPAPCVVRLTRYVRVPHRGAVPLTRRALFARDGGRCVYCGAPATSVDHVIPRSRGGQHTWENVVSACRRCNHIKADRHVSELGWRLRKQPRQPTGIVWRIISSGRSDPRWVPYLAAFGGGFDLDYLIENVSA; the protein is encoded by the coding sequence GTGCCGCACGCGTTAGTGCTCAACGCGACGTACGAGCCATTGGGCGTCGTTCCGCAGCGCCGAGCGCTCATTCTCGTTCTCAATCAAAAGGCCGTCACCGTGGAGGAGTCCGAAAACGTTCTGCACAGCGCGACGCGCGCCATTCCAGCGCCGTGCGTCGTGCGGCTCACGCGGTACGTCCGGGTTCCGCACCGCGGTGCGGTTCCGCTCACCCGGCGGGCGCTGTTCGCCCGGGACGGCGGCCGTTGCGTGTACTGCGGGGCCCCGGCGACCAGCGTGGACCACGTGATCCCGCGCAGCCGGGGAGGCCAGCACACCTGGGAGAACGTGGTGTCCGCCTGCCGTCGGTGCAACCACATCAAGGCCGACCGGCACGTGTCCGAGCTCGGGTGGCGGCTGCGCAAGCAGCCTCGCCAGCCGACCGGAATCGTGTGGCGGATCATCAGCTCGGGCCGCAGCGACCCCCGCTGGGTGCCCTATCTCGCCGCCTTCGGCGGAGGTTTCGATCTGGATTACCTCATCGAGAACGTCAGTGCCTGA
- a CDS encoding amidase: MAELHDLTALELAEGIRRREISPVEVTEHYLDRISRWSDRYGAYVTVTADLARAQAHEAEQAVLRAADPGELPPLHGVPVPVKDLTNVAGVPCRLGSAAFVDFVPHFDDHVVTRIRASGAVLLGKTNTPEFGLSCYTESDVAPPARTPWDPTRSAGGSSGGAAAAVAAGLAPVAQGNDGGGSVRIPASACGLVGLKPTRGRISNGPLAADYTGLVCHGPLARTVRDAAALLDVMAGPMPGDPYWAPPCGSFLAAAGREPGRLRIGRFCTPVVAPTELHPACLRAYEAASELLAELGHEVEDCAPPFGPEVVGQFETVWAVGAALVPVETDRESQLLPLTRWLRDRGRKASGVEYGLALGEMQRAARRWLVESRSYDAILTPTLAQPPVGVGELRDDADPARDFENQKRFTPFTSVYNVTGQPAITLPLHWSEEGLPIGVMLAGRPAEEELLLSLAAQLEAARPWHTRKPACW; the protein is encoded by the coding sequence ATGGCCGAACTGCACGACCTGACCGCACTGGAGCTCGCCGAGGGTATCCGGCGCCGTGAGATATCGCCGGTCGAAGTGACCGAGCACTACCTCGACCGGATCAGTCGGTGGAGCGACCGGTACGGCGCGTACGTGACGGTCACCGCCGATCTGGCCCGCGCCCAGGCGCACGAGGCCGAGCAGGCGGTGCTGCGCGCCGCCGACCCCGGGGAGTTGCCGCCGCTGCACGGGGTCCCGGTCCCGGTCAAGGACCTCACCAACGTGGCCGGGGTGCCGTGCCGGCTGGGCAGCGCCGCGTTCGTGGACTTCGTGCCGCACTTCGACGATCACGTCGTCACCCGCATCCGCGCGTCCGGGGCGGTGCTGCTCGGCAAGACCAACACGCCGGAGTTCGGCCTGTCCTGCTACACCGAGTCCGATGTCGCGCCGCCGGCGCGCACCCCATGGGACCCGACCCGCTCCGCCGGGGGCTCCTCGGGCGGGGCCGCCGCCGCGGTCGCCGCCGGGCTGGCCCCGGTCGCCCAAGGCAACGACGGCGGCGGCTCGGTCCGCATCCCGGCGAGCGCGTGCGGCCTGGTCGGCCTCAAACCGACCCGCGGCCGGATCAGCAACGGTCCGCTCGCCGCCGACTACACCGGGCTGGTCTGTCACGGTCCGCTCGCCCGGACCGTCCGGGACGCCGCCGCCCTGCTGGACGTGATGGCCGGCCCGATGCCCGGCGACCCGTACTGGGCGCCGCCATGCGGCTCGTTCCTCGCCGCGGCCGGGCGCGAGCCGGGCCGGTTGCGCATCGGCCGGTTCTGCACCCCGGTCGTGGCCCCGACCGAGCTGCACCCGGCCTGCCTGCGCGCGTACGAGGCGGCCAGCGAGCTGCTTGCGGAGCTGGGGCACGAGGTGGAGGACTGCGCGCCGCCGTTCGGGCCCGAGGTGGTGGGCCAGTTCGAGACCGTGTGGGCCGTGGGCGCCGCCCTCGTGCCGGTCGAGACGGACCGGGAGAGCCAGCTGCTGCCGCTCACCCGCTGGCTGCGGGACCGGGGCCGCAAGGCCAGCGGGGTGGAGTACGGGCTGGCGTTGGGGGAGATGCAGCGGGCCGCGCGACGCTGGCTGGTGGAGAGCCGGTCGTACGACGCGATCCTCACCCCGACGCTGGCCCAGCCGCCGGTCGGGGTCGGGGAGCTGCGCGACGACGCCGACCCGGCGCGGGACTTCGAGAACCAGAAGCGGTTCACCCCGTTCACCTCGGTCTACAACGTGACCGGGCAGCCGGCGATCACCCTGCCGCTCCACTGGAGCGAGGAGGGACTGCCGATAGGCGTCATGCTGGCGGGACGTCCCGCCGAGGAGGAGCTGCTGCTCAGCCTGGCCGCGCAGCTGGAGGCGGCCCGGCCCTGGCACACCCGCAAGCCCGCCTGCTGGTAG
- the malQ gene encoding 4-alpha-glucanotransferase produces MTELTPELAELAAEYGIATEYRDWRGRHVRVPAGTIRAVLAALDVDASTPEAIRRALHEHRLAGWRRMLPLYLVTRAGWTPYFHVHVTHGDPVEVWVTLEDGTERRDLVQREHNVPPVEVDGRLVGEAAFDLPGGLPLGWHTLHARSGETSATAPLIVTPDRLELPAPLRTGRAWGFMTQLYATRSRRSWGIGDLVDLADLARWSGAELGAGFVLVNPLHAAEPVPPVEPSPYLPTTRRFFNPLYIRVEEIPEYAYLRVVEQARVYELAEPLRRATADLLDRDAAWRAKREALWLVYQVPRTPGRQAAFELFKRREGQGLVDFATWCALAEEHGLPWQRWPEELRDPEAVAKAREQHAEPIDFHCWLQWVLDEQLAAAQRAARAAGMPIGIMHDLAVGVHAEGADAWALQDVLARGITAGAPADAFNQQGQDWSQPPWRPDRLAEAGFVPYRDMLRTVLRHAGGIRVDHVIGLFRLWWVPRGMTPADGTYVRYDHEALVGILALEAHRAGAVVVGEDLGTVEPWVRDYLRERGLLGTSILWFERDQATGGPLRPEHWRALCLGTVTTHDLPPTAGYLAGEHVALRERLGLLARPVAEEQAEDLAWRQAWVALLEELGLLRPAGAPSDGENPEPGAARIVEALHRFLTRTPCRLLGVALPDAVGDRRTQNQPGTKDEYPNWRIPLTDEHGMPVTLEDLPRSARLRSLVNALREG; encoded by the coding sequence GTGACCGAGCTGACGCCGGAACTCGCCGAGCTGGCCGCCGAGTACGGGATCGCCACCGAGTACCGGGACTGGCGGGGCCGGCACGTCCGCGTCCCCGCCGGGACGATCCGCGCCGTGCTCGCCGCGCTGGACGTGGACGCCAGCACCCCGGAGGCGATCCGGCGCGCGCTGCACGAGCACCGGCTCGCCGGCTGGCGGCGCATGCTGCCCCTGTACCTCGTCACGCGGGCCGGCTGGACTCCCTACTTCCACGTGCACGTCACGCACGGCGACCCGGTGGAGGTCTGGGTCACGCTGGAGGACGGCACCGAGCGGCGCGACCTGGTCCAGCGCGAGCACAACGTGCCGCCGGTGGAGGTGGACGGCCGCCTGGTCGGCGAGGCCGCGTTCGACCTGCCCGGCGGGCTGCCGCTCGGATGGCACACGCTGCACGCCCGATCGGGCGAAACCTCCGCGACCGCCCCGCTGATCGTCACCCCCGACCGGCTGGAGCTGCCCGCGCCGCTGCGGACCGGGCGCGCCTGGGGGTTCATGACCCAGTTGTACGCGACCCGGTCACGCCGCTCCTGGGGCATCGGCGACCTGGTCGACCTGGCCGACCTCGCGCGGTGGAGCGGCGCCGAGCTGGGCGCGGGGTTCGTGCTCGTGAACCCGCTGCACGCGGCCGAGCCCGTGCCGCCGGTCGAGCCCTCGCCGTACCTGCCCACGACCCGGCGGTTCTTCAACCCGCTGTACATCCGGGTCGAGGAGATCCCCGAGTACGCGTACCTGCGCGTGGTCGAGCAGGCCCGGGTGTACGAGCTGGCCGAGCCGCTGCGTCGCGCCACCGCCGACCTGCTCGACCGCGACGCCGCCTGGCGGGCGAAGCGGGAGGCGCTGTGGCTGGTGTACCAGGTGCCGCGCACCCCGGGCCGGCAAGCGGCGTTCGAGCTCTTCAAGCGGCGCGAGGGCCAGGGACTGGTGGACTTCGCCACCTGGTGCGCGCTCGCCGAGGAGCACGGGCTGCCCTGGCAGCGCTGGCCCGAGGAGCTGCGCGACCCGGAGGCGGTCGCCAAGGCCCGGGAGCAGCACGCCGAGCCGATCGACTTCCACTGCTGGCTGCAGTGGGTGCTCGACGAGCAGTTGGCCGCGGCCCAGCGCGCGGCCCGCGCGGCCGGGATGCCGATCGGGATCATGCACGACCTGGCGGTCGGCGTGCACGCCGAGGGCGCCGACGCCTGGGCGTTGCAGGACGTGCTCGCCCGCGGCATCACGGCCGGCGCCCCGGCCGACGCGTTCAACCAGCAGGGCCAGGACTGGAGCCAGCCCCCGTGGCGCCCGGACCGGCTCGCCGAGGCCGGCTTCGTCCCGTACCGGGACATGCTCCGCACCGTGCTGCGGCACGCCGGCGGCATCCGGGTCGACCACGTGATCGGGCTGTTCCGGCTCTGGTGGGTGCCGCGCGGCATGACGCCGGCGGACGGCACGTACGTGCGGTACGACCACGAGGCGCTGGTCGGCATCCTCGCCCTGGAGGCCCACCGGGCCGGCGCCGTGGTCGTGGGGGAGGACCTGGGCACGGTCGAGCCGTGGGTGCGCGACTACCTGCGCGAGCGCGGCCTGCTCGGCACCTCGATCCTGTGGTTCGAGCGGGACCAGGCCACCGGGGGGCCACTGCGTCCGGAGCACTGGCGCGCGCTGTGCCTGGGCACCGTCACCACGCACGACCTGCCGCCCACCGCCGGCTACCTGGCCGGGGAGCACGTCGCGCTGCGCGAGCGGCTGGGCCTGCTCGCCCGCCCGGTCGCGGAGGAGCAGGCCGAGGACCTGGCCTGGCGGCAGGCGTGGGTGGCGTTGCTGGAGGAGCTGGGCCTGCTGCGTCCCGCAGGGGCTCCGTCCGACGGGGAGAACCCGGAGCCCGGCGCCGCGCGGATCGTCGAGGCGCTGCACCGGTTCCTGACCCGCACCCCGTGCCGCCTGCTCGGGGTGGCGCTGCCCGACGCGGTCGGCGACCGGCGCACGCAGAACCAGCCGGGCACCAAGGATGAGTACCCCAACTGGCGCATCCCGCTGACTGACGAGCACGGCATGCCGGTCACGCTGGAGGACCTGCCCAGGTCGGCCCGGCTGCGCTCCCTGGTCAACGCGCTGCGGGAGGGGTGA
- the ctaJ gene encoding aa3-type cytochrome oxidase subunit CtaJ: protein MTTRNALRAAVVLAGAALSAAMTSPAFALVRDDGDDPGRPMPVGEALLIFVGVPVALFLIISLLVTVPSLVRGPRYRPDLGWWAPPVWFGGPSGDVAATIAKAEPVEGRGGASARW from the coding sequence GTGACCACACGCAATGCTCTGCGCGCCGCCGTGGTGCTGGCCGGGGCGGCGCTGTCGGCCGCGATGACCTCGCCGGCTTTCGCGCTCGTACGGGACGACGGTGATGACCCCGGTCGCCCTATGCCCGTCGGGGAGGCGCTGCTCATCTTCGTCGGCGTACCCGTCGCGTTGTTCCTGATCATCTCGCTGCTCGTGACGGTCCCGTCACTGGTCCGAGGCCCGCGCTACCGCCCGGACCTCGGCTGGTGGGCGCCGCCGGTCTGGTTCGGCGGCCCGTCGGGGGACGTAGCCGCAACGATCGCGAAGGCGGAACCCGTGGAGGGAAGGGGTGGCGCCAGTGCCCGCTGGTGA
- a CDS encoding IS630 family transposase, with the protein MRLRRAMVVLASAQGWPVPQIARLAQTSQRYVRGVIHDFNEVGFAALDPKWSGGRPRTISEAARAEICLIARCCPRDVGLPFGAWSLSKLREYLIDRGVVASISRETIRIILRGAGISWQATKTWKASTDPDFASKMRRVLALYDHPPEGGRVVCVDEFGPLNLRPRPGRGWYPAGRPARIRATYTRTLGVRHMLAALDLATGKIFYRIRDRKRWREFLAFLKVLRRRWPTERLYVVVDNFAPHRHPKVREWAVDHDVELVFLPTYASWLNWIEPEFTGVRYFALNGSDFTSHDQQNAAIAAYLRWRNQHAEPKRDFAVSSKIRQPDYVINVA; encoded by the coding sequence GTGAGGCTGCGGCGGGCGATGGTGGTGCTGGCCAGTGCGCAGGGTTGGCCGGTGCCGCAGATCGCGCGGCTGGCACAGACGTCGCAGCGGTATGTGCGGGGTGTGATCCACGATTTCAACGAGGTCGGGTTCGCCGCGCTGGACCCAAAATGGAGCGGGGGCAGGCCGAGGACGATTTCTGAGGCGGCCCGCGCTGAGATCTGCCTGATCGCCCGGTGCTGCCCCCGCGACGTGGGTTTGCCGTTCGGCGCCTGGAGCCTGAGCAAGCTGCGCGAGTACCTGATCGACCGGGGCGTGGTGGCCTCGATCAGCCGCGAGACGATCCGGATCATCCTGCGTGGGGCGGGGATCAGCTGGCAGGCGACCAAGACATGGAAGGCCTCGACCGATCCGGACTTCGCATCGAAGATGCGCCGGGTGCTTGCCCTGTACGATCATCCGCCCGAGGGCGGCCGGGTGGTCTGCGTCGATGAGTTCGGGCCGCTGAACCTGCGGCCGCGTCCTGGCCGGGGCTGGTACCCGGCTGGGCGTCCCGCCCGGATCCGCGCCACCTACACCCGCACCCTGGGGGTGCGGCACATGCTTGCCGCGCTGGACCTGGCCACCGGCAAGATTTTCTACCGGATCCGCGACCGGAAACGCTGGCGGGAGTTCCTCGCGTTCTTGAAGGTGCTGCGCCGCCGCTGGCCAACCGAACGGCTCTACGTGGTCGTGGACAACTTCGCCCCGCACCGGCACCCGAAGGTGCGCGAGTGGGCCGTTGACCACGACGTGGAGCTGGTGTTCCTGCCGACCTACGCGTCCTGGCTGAACTGGATCGAGCCCGAGTTCACCGGCGTGCGCTACTTCGCGTTGAACGGTTCGGACTTCACCAGCCACGACCAGCAGAACGCCGCCATCGCCGCCTACCTCCGCTGGCGCAACCAGCACGCCGAACCCAAACGCGACTTCGCTGTCAGCTCCAAGATCCGCCAACCCGATTACGTGATCAACGTTGCTTGA
- the pepN gene encoding aminopeptidase N, giving the protein MPGMNLTRDEARERARLLAVDSYDIQLDLTTSEETFASTTVVRFGCREPGASTFIDLVAPAVREITLNGRALDPATVFDGTRIRLAELAADNELRVVADCAYMNTGEGLHRFVDPVDGGVYLYTQFEVADARRVYACFEQPDLKATFRFTITAPADWQVVSNSPTPVPEPVRDGVAVWRFAPTPRMSTYITALVAGAYHVVRDEYRRGDTRIPLGVFCRRSLAEHLDADAIFEVTKQGFDYFLDLFDYPYPFAKYDQLFVPEYNAGAMENAGCVTILEDYVFRSKVTDAVYERRAETILHELAHMWFGDLVTMRWWDDLWLNESFATYASVLCQAEATRWRGAWTTFANSMKAWAYRQDQLPSTHPIVADIRDLEDVEVNFDGITYAKGASVLKQLVAWVGRDRFFQGVRHYFKRHEWENTTLRDLLTALEETSGRNLAAWSAEWLETAGVNTLRPEITTDDAGVITAFAVLQEAPEQYPTLRSHRIGIGLYERTGSGLVRTGRVELDIAGARTEVPELVGKRRPDLVLLNDDDLSYAKIRLDERSLATLQESIADFTDSLPRALCWLAAWDMTRDAEMAARDFLELVISGIGKEADIGLVQTLQRQVRSALDFYVAPEYREVAQRRWAEAAYGFLIAAEPGSDHQLAWARTFAGAASEDDHLDLLRGLLDGTTTIEGLTVDTDLRWTLLHRLVATGRAGEPEIDAELDRDNTAAGQRHAAGCRAARPTEQAKAEAWASTVESADLPNAVQAAVISGFMQSNQRELLAPYVDRYFAAIKDVWATRTNEIAQQIVIGLYPSLLTEQATLDRTDEFLRDPEVPPALRRLVLEGRDGVARALRAQERDRAR; this is encoded by the coding sequence GTGCCTGGAATGAACCTGACCCGAGACGAGGCCCGGGAACGGGCACGCCTGCTGGCGGTCGACTCGTACGACATCCAGCTCGATCTGACCACGAGCGAGGAGACGTTCGCGTCCACGACCGTGGTCCGGTTCGGTTGCCGCGAACCCGGGGCCTCGACGTTCATCGATCTGGTCGCCCCGGCGGTACGCGAGATCACGTTGAACGGGCGCGCGCTCGACCCGGCCACGGTGTTCGACGGAACCCGGATCCGGCTCGCGGAGTTGGCGGCGGACAACGAGCTGCGGGTCGTCGCCGACTGCGCGTACATGAACACCGGCGAGGGGCTGCACCGGTTCGTCGACCCGGTCGACGGCGGGGTGTACCTGTACACGCAGTTCGAGGTGGCGGACGCGCGGCGGGTGTACGCCTGCTTCGAGCAGCCCGACCTGAAGGCGACGTTCCGGTTCACGATCACCGCGCCGGCGGACTGGCAGGTCGTGTCGAACTCGCCCACCCCGGTTCCCGAGCCGGTACGGGACGGGGTGGCGGTCTGGCGGTTCGCGCCGACACCCCGCATGTCCACCTACATCACGGCCCTGGTGGCGGGCGCGTACCACGTGGTGCGCGACGAGTACCGACGCGGTGACACGCGGATCCCGCTGGGGGTGTTCTGCCGGCGGTCGCTGGCGGAGCACCTGGACGCCGACGCGATCTTCGAGGTCACGAAGCAGGGCTTCGACTACTTCCTCGACCTGTTCGACTATCCGTACCCGTTCGCCAAGTACGACCAGCTGTTCGTGCCCGAGTACAACGCGGGCGCGATGGAGAACGCCGGCTGCGTGACCATCCTGGAGGACTACGTCTTCCGGTCCAAGGTCACCGACGCCGTCTACGAGCGGCGCGCCGAGACGATCCTGCACGAGCTGGCGCACATGTGGTTCGGCGACCTGGTGACCATGCGCTGGTGGGACGACCTGTGGCTCAACGAGTCGTTCGCCACCTACGCCAGCGTGCTGTGCCAGGCCGAGGCGACCCGCTGGCGCGGCGCGTGGACCACGTTCGCGAACAGCATGAAGGCGTGGGCATACCGCCAGGACCAGCTGCCCTCCACGCACCCGATCGTCGCCGATATCCGCGACCTGGAGGACGTCGAGGTCAACTTCGACGGCATCACGTACGCCAAGGGCGCGTCCGTGCTGAAGCAGCTCGTCGCCTGGGTGGGCCGCGACCGCTTCTTCCAGGGCGTGCGGCACTACTTCAAGCGTCACGAGTGGGAGAACACCACGCTGCGCGACCTGCTGACCGCGCTGGAGGAGACCTCCGGGCGGAATCTCGCGGCCTGGTCCGCGGAGTGGCTGGAGACCGCGGGCGTCAACACGCTGCGACCGGAGATCACCACCGACGACGCGGGAGTGATCACCGCGTTCGCCGTGCTGCAGGAGGCGCCCGAGCAGTACCCGACGCTGCGCTCCCACCGGATCGGGATCGGCCTGTACGAGCGGACCGGGAGCGGCCTGGTGCGGACCGGCCGGGTCGAGCTGGACATCGCCGGCGCGCGCACCGAGGTGCCCGAGCTGGTCGGCAAACGCCGGCCCGATCTGGTGCTGCTCAACGACGACGACCTGTCGTACGCGAAGATCCGGCTCGACGAGCGCTCGCTGGCCACGCTGCAGGAGTCGATCGCGGACTTCACCGATTCGCTGCCGCGCGCCCTGTGCTGGCTCGCCGCCTGGGACATGACGCGGGACGCGGAGATGGCGGCGCGGGACTTCCTGGAGCTGGTGATCTCCGGGATCGGCAAGGAGGCCGACATCGGCCTGGTCCAGACGCTGCAGCGGCAGGTGCGCTCGGCGCTCGACTTCTACGTGGCCCCCGAGTACCGGGAGGTCGCCCAGCGGCGGTGGGCCGAGGCCGCGTACGGCTTCCTGATCGCCGCGGAACCCGGCAGCGACCATCAGCTCGCCTGGGCGCGGACGTTCGCCGGGGCGGCCAGCGAGGACGACCACCTCGACCTGCTGCGCGGCCTGCTCGACGGCACCACGACGATCGAGGGGCTCACGGTCGACACCGACCTGCGCTGGACGCTGCTGCACCGGCTGGTGGCCACCGGCCGCGCCGGGGAGCCGGAGATCGACGCGGAGCTGGACCGGGACAACACCGCGGCCGGCCAGCGGCACGCCGCCGGCTGTCGCGCGGCCCGGCCCACCGAGCAGGCGAAGGCCGAGGCGTGGGCGTCCACGGTCGAGTCCGCCGACCTGCCGAACGCCGTCCAGGCTGCCGTCATCAGCGGGTTCATGCAGAGCAACCAGCGTGAGCTGCTGGCGCCGTACGTGGACCGGTACTTCGCCGCGATCAAGGACGTGTGGGCGACCCGCACCAACGAGATCGCCCAGCAGATCGTGATCGGCTTGTACCCGTCCCTGCTCACCGAGCAGGCCACGCTGGACCGGACCGATGAGTTCCTGCGCGATCCGGAGGTGCCGCCGGCGCTGCGCCGGCTGGTTCTGGAGGGCCGCGACGGCGTCGCCAGGGCCCTGCGCGCCCAGGAACGGGACCGGGCGCGCTGA
- a CDS encoding prolyl oligopeptidase family serine peptidase: MVRPPYPKARRLDLVEELFGHRIADPYRWLEELSSDETQQWLAAQDELLAAERAAWRGRERLRDRIAELLAAGMVSSPAWRRERQFFMRRTAEQDHAVLYTVDPDGTERALLDPIQIDPSGLTTLDAWQPSKEGDLLAYQMSEGGTEQSVLRVLDVATGQVVDGPIDRCRYSPIAWLPGGKAFYYVRRIEQVPEGEEQYHKRVWLHRVGTDPREDVLVFGEGQDPRSYYGVSVSMDGRWLLISASTGTAPRNDLWIADLSASTPEQPELRVVQQGVDAQTSGHVGRDGRLYLFTDRDARRNRLCVADPANPAYETWQDLIPQDDEAVLDDFAILDGPELARPVLLAGWTRHTISELSVHDLATGERLGQVELPGLGSLGGISERPEGGHEAWFGYTDNTTPTTVYRYDARTGEVSVWARPPGSVDTPRVHTRQVTYTSKDGTPVRMLIIAPGDGSEVPARPRPTVLYGYGGFGLPLTPAYSASILAWVEAGGVYAIANIRGGGEEGEDWHRAGMLANKQNTFDDFHAAAEYLIAHGWTTPAQLGISGGSNGGLLVGAALTQRPDLFRAVVCSAPLLDMVRYEKFGLGATWNVEYGTAEDPEQLGWLLGYSPYHHVREGVTYPAVLFTVFDSDTRVDPLHARKMCAALQHVAADTPAKGPILLRRESDVGHGARAISRSVELSADTAAFLAHELGLEL, translated from the coding sequence ATGGTGAGACCGCCGTACCCGAAGGCCCGCCGGCTGGACCTGGTGGAGGAGCTGTTCGGCCACCGGATCGCCGACCCCTACCGCTGGCTGGAGGAGCTCTCCAGCGACGAGACCCAGCAATGGCTGGCCGCTCAGGACGAACTCCTCGCCGCCGAGCGTGCCGCCTGGCGCGGCCGGGAGCGGCTGCGGGACCGCATCGCCGAGCTGCTCGCCGCGGGCATGGTGAGCTCGCCCGCGTGGCGGCGCGAGCGGCAGTTCTTCATGCGCCGCACTGCCGAGCAGGACCACGCCGTGCTGTACACCGTCGACCCGGACGGCACCGAGCGGGCGCTGCTCGACCCGATACAGATCGACCCGTCGGGCCTCACCACGTTGGACGCCTGGCAGCCGTCCAAGGAGGGCGACCTGCTCGCCTACCAGATGTCCGAGGGCGGCACCGAGCAGTCCGTGCTGCGGGTGCTGGACGTGGCCACCGGGCAGGTCGTGGACGGCCCGATCGACCGTTGCCGGTACTCGCCGATCGCCTGGCTGCCCGGCGGGAAGGCGTTCTACTACGTGCGCCGCATCGAACAGGTGCCCGAGGGTGAGGAGCAGTACCACAAACGGGTGTGGCTGCACCGGGTCGGCACCGATCCGCGCGAGGACGTACTGGTCTTCGGCGAGGGCCAGGACCCGCGCAGCTACTACGGCGTCTCGGTGAGCATGGACGGCCGCTGGCTGCTCATCTCCGCCTCCACCGGCACCGCGCCGCGCAACGACCTGTGGATCGCCGACCTGTCCGCGTCCACCCCCGAGCAGCCGGAGCTGCGGGTCGTGCAGCAGGGCGTGGACGCGCAGACCAGCGGGCACGTGGGGCGCGACGGCCGGCTGTACCTGTTCACCGACCGGGACGCCCGACGCAACCGGCTGTGCGTGGCCGACCCGGCCAACCCCGCGTACGAGACGTGGCAGGACCTGATCCCGCAGGACGACGAGGCGGTCCTCGACGACTTCGCGATCCTGGACGGGCCGGAGCTGGCACGCCCGGTGCTGCTCGCCGGCTGGACCCGGCACACGATCAGCGAGCTGTCCGTGCACGACCTGGCGACCGGCGAGCGGCTCGGCCAGGTCGAGCTGCCCGGACTCGGCTCCCTCGGCGGCATCTCCGAGCGGCCCGAGGGTGGGCACGAGGCCTGGTTCGGGTACACCGACAACACCACGCCGACCACCGTGTACCGCTACGACGCGCGCACCGGCGAAGTCTCGGTGTGGGCCCGCCCGCCGGGCAGCGTGGACACGCCGAGGGTGCACACCCGCCAGGTGACGTACACCTCCAAGGACGGCACGCCGGTCCGGATGCTGATCATCGCACCCGGCGACGGGTCGGAGGTGCCCGCCCGGCCGCGGCCGACCGTGCTGTACGGGTACGGCGGCTTCGGCCTGCCGCTCACCCCGGCGTACTCGGCGAGCATCCTCGCCTGGGTGGAGGCCGGCGGCGTGTACGCCATCGCCAACATCCGCGGCGGCGGGGAGGAGGGCGAGGACTGGCACCGGGCTGGCATGCTCGCCAACAAGCAGAACACCTTCGACGACTTCCACGCGGCCGCCGAGTACCTGATCGCGCACGGGTGGACCACACCCGCCCAGCTCGGCATCTCCGGCGGCTCCAACGGCGGCCTCCTGGTGGGCGCCGCGCTCACCCAGCGGCCCGACCTGTTCCGGGCGGTGGTCTGCTCCGCGCCGCTGCTGGACATGGTCCGGTACGAGAAGTTCGGCCTCGGCGCGACCTGGAACGTCGAGTACGGCACGGCCGAGGACCCCGAGCAGCTCGGCTGGCTGCTCGGGTACTCGCCGTACCACCACGTGCGCGAGGGGGTCACCTACCCGGCGGTGCTGTTCACGGTCTTCGACAGCGACACCCGGGTGGACCCGCTGCACGCCCGCAAGATGTGCGCCGCGCTGCAGCACGTGGCGGCCGACACGCCGGCCAAGGGCCCGATCCTGCTGCGCCGGGAGTCCGACGTGGGCCACGGCGCCCGGGCGATCAGCCGCTCGGTGGAGCTGTCCGCGGACACGGCCGCGTTCCTCGCCCACGAGCTGGGGCTGGAACTTTAG
- a CDS encoding DUF5130 family protein, with the protein MPAGEAFTARQQEDIERVLRLAHEESGLFYSVYVGSLEGDPREYAEKLHGALEKPNDSVLVAVDPGVRRLEIVTGPNARRYLDDRACGLAALTMTTAFAAGDLVGGICSGIRSLSEHARHPKTLHLDTP; encoded by the coding sequence GTGCCCGCTGGTGAGGCGTTCACCGCCCGACAGCAGGAGGACATCGAGCGGGTCCTGCGGCTCGCCCACGAGGAGAGTGGGCTGTTCTACTCGGTGTACGTCGGCTCGCTGGAGGGCGACCCCCGGGAGTACGCCGAGAAGCTGCACGGAGCCCTGGAGAAGCCGAACGACAGCGTGCTCGTCGCGGTGGACCCCGGCGTCCGTCGGCTGGAGATCGTGACCGGGCCCAACGCCCGCCGTTACCTCGACGACCGTGCCTGCGGCCTGGCAGCGCTCACCATGACGACCGCGTTCGCGGCCGGTGACCTCGTCGGCGGCATCTGCAGCGGCATCCGGTCGCTGTCAGAACACGCCCGGCACCCGAAAACCCTTCACCTGGACACGCCGTAA